From the Salinimicrobium tongyeongense genome, one window contains:
- a CDS encoding L-lactate MFS transporter — MGKVKNRWLIAASAVGMHLSIGSVYAWSVYTTPLTQQLGWDLKETQFTFSLAIFFLGISAAFLGHFLEKNGPGRSGILTAVLFGAGIAGSGLAIELESIYLLYLFYGLLGGIGLGLGYITPVSALIKWFPDKPGLATGMAVMGFGFAALISSPLIVFLIEAIGIANTFYLMGSIYFVVILLSSLYISLPPANWSPGQEAKEAEKVVQNPVQLTAGEAVKTRRFWLLWLMFFINISCGIAIISAASPMAQEFAGLTAVAAATMVGVMGLFNGLGRIGWASLSDAIGRPNIFSCFFIVQIIAFLILPQVTNAWVFQLLVFVIISCYGGGFATVPAFIKDLFGTKQLGIILGYTLTAWAAAGMAGPLLAAWARSISSSYNSTLYIFSGLLVVAFLLSMLIRRDIRKISVVEEKSAAAVQAAVVSSSES; from the coding sequence ATGGGAAAAGTAAAAAACCGCTGGCTCATTGCCGCATCTGCAGTTGGCATGCATCTTTCAATTGGTTCTGTTTATGCGTGGAGCGTATATACCACGCCGCTTACCCAACAGCTGGGATGGGATTTAAAAGAAACGCAGTTCACGTTTAGCCTTGCGATATTCTTTTTGGGAATTTCAGCTGCTTTCCTGGGGCATTTCCTGGAAAAGAACGGTCCCGGGAGATCGGGTATTCTTACCGCCGTACTTTTTGGAGCGGGAATTGCCGGCTCGGGTCTTGCCATAGAACTGGAATCTATCTACCTGCTTTACCTTTTCTATGGCCTTTTAGGCGGGATTGGATTGGGGCTGGGGTATATTACACCGGTTTCGGCACTCATTAAATGGTTCCCAGACAAACCCGGCCTTGCAACCGGTATGGCGGTAATGGGCTTTGGCTTTGCAGCGCTTATAAGCAGTCCGTTGATCGTTTTCCTTATAGAAGCCATTGGCATTGCAAATACTTTTTACTTAATGGGGAGTATATATTTTGTGGTAATACTTTTGTCTTCCCTCTATATTTCTTTACCTCCGGCCAACTGGTCTCCCGGCCAGGAGGCAAAAGAGGCAGAGAAAGTAGTGCAAAACCCTGTTCAGCTTACGGCAGGAGAGGCGGTAAAGACCAGGAGGTTCTGGCTGCTTTGGCTCATGTTCTTTATCAATATTTCCTGCGGAATTGCCATTATTTCGGCGGCATCGCCAATGGCACAGGAGTTTGCCGGATTAACAGCGGTCGCTGCAGCCACTATGGTGGGAGTAATGGGCTTGTTCAACGGCCTGGGCCGCATTGGCTGGGCTTCGCTTTCAGACGCCATTGGGCGGCCAAATATCTTTAGCTGCTTTTTTATAGTGCAGATCATTGCCTTTTTGATATTGCCACAGGTAACCAATGCGTGGGTGTTTCAGCTGCTTGTGTTTGTGATCATTTCCTGCTACGGCGGAGGTTTTGCCACTGTACCCGCCTTTATAAAAGACCTTTTTGGCACTAAACAACTGGGGATTATCCTGGGGTATACCCTCACCGCCTGGGCGGCGGCTGGTATGGCCGGGCCGCTACTGGCTGCCTGGGCGCGTTCTATTTCCAGCAGCTACAATTCTACCCTGTACATTTTCTCGGGCCTGCTGGTGGTGGCTTTTTTGCTTTCCATGCTCATTCGCCGGGATATCAGGAAAATTTCAGTTGTTGAAGAAAAATCTGCTGCCGCAGTTCAAGCTGCAGTTGTTTCCTCTTCTGAAAGCTAG
- a CDS encoding ligase-associated DNA damage response exonuclease — protein MPLKNQKKPLLCFDDKGIYCEPAGVYLDPWKPVNKAIITHGHADHSRWGHKQYITHHNNVPIIKHRLGEIQVSGKEYGETFVINNVKFSLFPAGHIIGSSQVRVEHKGEVWVFSGDYKTEDDGLATPFEPVKCQAFITECTFGLPAFKWLPQQQVMNDINSWWRQNRAEGKTSVLFGYSLGKAQRLLKFLNPSIGRIFTHGAIENMTEVVRPFAELPETTRITRETKKNELRGGMVLAPPSAHGSTWIRKMVPFETGMASGWMAFRGARRRRAVDRGFVLSDHCDWQGLLSSIKATGCERVICTHGYSEIFSRFLNEQGYDARTAETQYEGELAEMNTKQDENEDG, from the coding sequence ATGCCGCTCAAAAATCAGAAAAAACCCCTGCTTTGCTTTGATGATAAAGGGATCTACTGCGAGCCTGCGGGTGTTTACCTCGATCCGTGGAAGCCCGTAAACAAGGCGATCATCACCCACGGCCACGCCGATCATTCCCGATGGGGGCATAAGCAGTACATCACCCACCACAACAATGTTCCCATTATAAAACACCGGCTTGGAGAAATTCAGGTTTCCGGAAAGGAATACGGGGAGACCTTCGTTATTAACAACGTGAAATTTTCGCTTTTTCCGGCCGGCCATATTATTGGCTCTTCCCAGGTGAGGGTAGAACACAAAGGTGAGGTCTGGGTTTTTAGCGGCGATTACAAAACTGAAGACGACGGGCTGGCAACGCCTTTTGAACCTGTAAAATGCCAGGCTTTTATCACCGAATGCACTTTTGGGCTTCCGGCTTTTAAGTGGCTGCCGCAGCAGCAGGTGATGAACGATATTAACAGCTGGTGGCGGCAAAACCGGGCAGAAGGTAAAACCTCTGTCCTTTTTGGCTACTCCCTTGGGAAAGCCCAGCGGCTCCTAAAGTTTTTAAATCCATCAATCGGCAGGATCTTCACCCACGGCGCCATAGAGAATATGACCGAAGTAGTGCGGCCTTTTGCCGAACTTCCTGAAACGACAAGAATAACACGGGAAACAAAAAAGAACGAATTAAGAGGCGGAATGGTGCTCGCACCGCCCAGCGCCCACGGCAGTACCTGGATCAGGAAAATGGTGCCTTTTGAAACCGGAATGGCCAGTGGCTGGATGGCTTTTCGTGGTGCACGCCGCCGCCGGGCAGTAGACCGCGGATTCGTACTTTCTGACCATTGCGACTGGCAGGGATTGTTGTCATCCATCAAAGCAACAGGTTGCGAGCGGGTGATCTGTACCCACGGATATTCTGAGATCTTCAGCCGGTTTTTAAATGAACAGGGTTACGACGCCCGCACCGCCGAAACCCAGTATGAAGGAGAGCTGGCAGAGATGAACACAAAGCAGGATGAAAATGAAGATGGATAA
- a CDS encoding tellurite resistance TerB family protein: protein MSFSDLFGTGEHLRNLGHFAAIVNLAAADGPINAKEEAQLKRFATKLDIAEDEYMKVLQNPNAFPIHPNNSVEGRLERLYDLFRIIYSDHDIEEQEVGLLKKYAIGIGFSQKVAEDIIKRSMEIFSGMSFDDYRYLLNREK, encoded by the coding sequence ATGTCATTTTCAGATCTTTTTGGAACCGGGGAACACCTCAGGAATCTTGGGCATTTTGCCGCTATTGTAAACCTTGCTGCCGCCGATGGGCCAATAAATGCCAAAGAAGAGGCGCAGTTAAAGCGTTTTGCCACCAAACTGGATATTGCGGAAGATGAATATATGAAGGTGCTGCAAAACCCCAACGCTTTTCCCATTCACCCGAACAATTCGGTTGAAGGACGGCTGGAGCGACTTTATGATTTGTTCAGGATCATTTATTCAGACCATGATATTGAAGAGCAGGAAGTGGGCCTTCTTAAAAAATATGCCATTGGCATAGGTTTTTCTCAAAAAGTGGCCGAAGACATCATAAAGCGTTCTATGGAGATCTTTAGCGGGATGAGCTTTGATGACTACCGCTACCTGCTTAACAGGGAAAAATAA
- the fbp gene encoding class 1 fructose-bisphosphatase, whose amino-acid sequence MVKKNQTLGEFIIENQAEFPFSSGELSRLINSIRLAAKVVNHEVNKAGLVDITGAAGETNVQGEDQQKLDVYANEKFIQTLTNREIVCGIASEESEEFITISGQKQDHKNKYVVLMDPLDGSSNIDVNVSVGTIFSIYRRVSPIGTPVQLEDFLQPGSQQVAAGYIVYGTSTMLVYTTGHGVNGFTLNPALGSWYLSHPDMKFPERGSIYSVNEGNYVHFPKGVKQFIKYCQEEKDDRPFTSRYIGSLVSDFHRNMIKGGIYFYPTTSNAPKGKLRLLYECNPMAFIAEQAGGKASDGFRRVLDIEPTQLHQRTPFFCGNKEMVEKAEEFMAKNPE is encoded by the coding sequence ATGGTCAAGAAAAATCAGACATTAGGCGAATTTATTATTGAAAATCAGGCCGAATTTCCCTTTTCTTCGGGAGAACTTTCCAGATTGATTAACTCCATCAGGCTTGCCGCAAAAGTGGTGAACCACGAGGTGAACAAAGCCGGACTGGTAGATATTACCGGCGCAGCAGGAGAGACCAATGTGCAGGGGGAAGACCAGCAAAAGCTGGATGTCTACGCCAATGAAAAATTTATACAAACCCTTACCAACCGTGAGATTGTCTGCGGAATTGCTTCCGAAGAATCTGAAGAATTTATTACCATTTCAGGCCAGAAACAAGATCACAAGAATAAATATGTGGTGTTGATGGATCCGCTTGACGGAAGTTCAAATATTGATGTGAATGTTTCCGTGGGAACCATTTTTTCCATTTACCGCCGCGTTAGCCCTATAGGCACTCCCGTTCAACTAGAAGATTTCTTGCAGCCGGGGAGCCAGCAGGTGGCTGCGGGCTACATTGTGTATGGCACCTCCACGATGCTCGTTTATACCACCGGGCACGGCGTGAACGGCTTTACCCTTAACCCGGCCCTTGGCTCTTGGTACCTTTCTCATCCCGATATGAAATTTCCCGAAAGAGGAAGTATTTATTCGGTGAATGAAGGGAATTACGTGCACTTTCCAAAGGGCGTAAAACAATTCATTAAATATTGCCAGGAAGAAAAAGATGATAGGCCTTTCACCTCGAGGTATATAGGTTCGCTGGTGTCCGACTTCCACCGCAACATGATCAAAGGCGGAATCTATTTCTATCCCACCACTTCCAATGCGCCAAAAGGCAAACTAAGGTTGCTGTACGAATGTAATCCCATGGCTTTTATTGCCGAACAGGCCGGCGGCAAGGCAAGCGACGGCTTCAGGCGGGTTTTGGATATTGAGCCCACCCAACTGCACCAGCGCACTCCTTTCTTCTGCGGAAATAAAGAAATGGTAGAAAAAGCCGAAGAATTCATGGCCAAAAACCCTGAATAA
- a CDS encoding GNAT family N-acetyltransferase yields the protein MNTTIRDAGKEDMPAVLELIKELAAFENEPDAVITTVETLEKEGFGEHPLFHVFVAEVDGKIEGMALVYYRFSTWKGRTLHLEDLIVREEKRGTGLGNALYKRVIEYAKAQGLKRVEWVVLDWNQHAIDFYARSGANILKDWYTVQMDENGITKYIETNA from the coding sequence ATGAACACCACTATTCGAGACGCAGGAAAAGAAGATATGCCGGCAGTGCTGGAGTTGATCAAGGAACTGGCAGCTTTTGAGAACGAACCCGATGCGGTGATCACCACTGTAGAAACCCTGGAAAAAGAAGGATTTGGCGAGCATCCGCTCTTCCACGTTTTTGTGGCCGAGGTAGACGGCAAAATTGAAGGAATGGCCCTCGTATATTACCGTTTCTCTACATGGAAAGGCCGTACCCTGCACCTCGAAGACCTTATTGTACGCGAAGAAAAACGCGGCACCGGCCTGGGGAACGCGTTGTACAAAAGGGTGATAGAATATGCCAAAGCCCAGGGTTTAAAACGAGTTGAATGGGTGGTGCTGGACTGGAACCAGCACGCTATAGATTTCTACGCGCGAAGCGGTGCCAATATTCTGAAAGACTGGTACACAGTGCAGATGGATGAGAACGGCATCACCAAATACATAGAGACAAACGCATGA